In Treponema vincentii, a single window of DNA contains:
- a CDS encoding DUF3798 domain-containing protein: protein MKKRMYAAFVLLSAVLLSLSILGCSKKTETKPEKVESDGNGKNASYHIGIVTGTVSQSEDDLRGAEKLIEMYGSAKTGGMIQHITYPDDFMSQQETTITQIAALADDPMMKAIIVNQGIPGTAEAFKRVREKRPDILLFAGEPHEDPLVIQAAADMAISNDFVSRGYTIIWAAKELGAKTFVHISFPRHMSYETLGLRRQIMEAACNDTGVKFVFETAPDPTSDVGVAGAQQFILEKVPQWIEKYGKETAFFCTNDAHTEPLLKQLLQYGGIFVEADLPSPLMGYPGALGIDLTEQAGDFAAILKKVEQSVIDKGGAGRFGTWAYSYGFTVSAGLGEYARRIIDGEAEKGSLADLSKALGVFTPNARWKSAYYTDANTGVRAKNQALVFMDTYILGKGFLSTTEQEVPQKYLNMKFNK, encoded by the coding sequence ATGAAAAAAAGAATGTATGCCGCATTTGTTTTGTTGTCTGCCGTACTCTTGAGCCTATCCATCTTAGGGTGTAGCAAAAAAACGGAAACAAAACCGGAGAAAGTCGAGTCGGATGGTAACGGAAAGAATGCTTCGTATCATATCGGTATTGTAACGGGAACCGTCTCCCAATCCGAAGATGATCTCCGCGGCGCCGAAAAACTGATAGAAATGTACGGTTCCGCAAAGACCGGCGGTATGATTCAACATATCACCTATCCTGACGATTTTATGTCGCAGCAGGAAACGACTATTACACAGATTGCCGCTCTTGCGGACGATCCGATGATGAAGGCCATTATCGTCAATCAAGGAATTCCCGGAACTGCAGAGGCGTTTAAGCGCGTTCGAGAAAAACGTCCCGACATATTGTTGTTTGCAGGAGAACCGCATGAAGACCCGCTGGTTATTCAAGCTGCGGCTGATATGGCGATAAGCAATGACTTTGTATCCCGCGGATATACGATTATTTGGGCGGCAAAGGAGCTCGGTGCAAAGACATTTGTGCATATTTCTTTCCCACGGCATATGTCCTATGAAACGCTCGGCCTTCGCCGCCAAATTATGGAAGCCGCATGTAACGATACCGGGGTGAAATTTGTGTTTGAGACCGCTCCCGACCCGACCAGCGATGTCGGCGTTGCGGGCGCTCAGCAATTCATCCTTGAAAAGGTTCCGCAGTGGATTGAAAAATACGGCAAAGAAACTGCATTCTTCTGTACGAACGATGCACATACGGAGCCGCTCTTAAAGCAGCTTTTACAGTACGGCGGCATCTTTGTTGAAGCAGACCTTCCTTCACCGTTAATGGGGTATCCGGGCGCCCTTGGTATCGACCTTACCGAACAGGCAGGGGACTTTGCCGCTATCTTAAAGAAGGTTGAGCAGTCCGTTATCGACAAGGGCGGAGCAGGCCGGTTCGGTACGTGGGCATACTCCTATGGCTTTACCGTCAGTGCCGGTTTGGGTGAATATGCCCGCCGCATTATCGACGGCGAAGCGGAGAAAGGCAGCCTTGCTGATTTGTCAAAAGCGCTGGGTGTCTTTACTCCCAATGCACGGTGGAAGAGCGCATACTATACGGATGCAAATACCGGTGTGCGTGCAAAAAACCAAGCGTTAGTATTTATGGATACTTATATTCTCGGAAAAGGCTTTTTGTCTACAACCGAGCAAGAGGTACCGCAGAAATACTTGAATATGAAATTTAATAAATAG
- a CDS encoding DMT family transporter has translation MRLTSAQKGILCIICSAFFFTVMNLCAKLSGDLPSIQKAFFRNSIACCTSLFVLIKNRQFVLPQKKNIPFLILRAVLGTAGLVSNFYAVSHLALADASILAKLAPFFTIFFSFLFLKERIRFTRLFAAVCAFAASLLIIKPAFAGSGHIFAASVACFGGLCAGGAYTCVRYLLTHKASGTFVVFFFSAASMLMLLPFFLYSFAPMSLQQLFWLIATGAAGAGGQFTVTAAYSYAPAKNIAVFDYTQILFAAAFGFLLFHEVPDRYSIAGYVIICTIALVLFLKKD, from the coding sequence ATTCGATTGACATCCGCACAAAAAGGGATCTTGTGCATCATTTGTTCGGCTTTCTTTTTTACTGTAATGAATTTATGCGCAAAGCTTTCCGGCGATTTACCGTCTATCCAAAAAGCGTTTTTTAGGAACAGTATTGCCTGTTGTACATCACTCTTTGTTTTGATAAAGAACCGTCAATTTGTGCTACCGCAGAAAAAAAATATTCCCTTCCTTATATTGCGGGCGGTATTGGGCACTGCCGGTTTAGTTTCCAATTTTTATGCGGTCAGTCACTTAGCGCTTGCCGATGCTTCTATCTTGGCAAAGCTTGCGCCGTTTTTTACCATTTTTTTCTCGTTTCTGTTTTTAAAGGAGCGAATCCGATTTACCCGACTTTTCGCAGCGGTATGCGCATTTGCCGCAAGCCTCTTAATTATCAAGCCTGCTTTTGCCGGATCGGGTCATATCTTTGCAGCCTCAGTGGCATGTTTCGGTGGTCTCTGTGCAGGCGGTGCATATACCTGTGTTCGCTATCTGTTAACGCATAAAGCATCCGGTACATTTGTAGTGTTCTTTTTTTCGGCTGCTTCCATGCTGATGCTATTGCCTTTTTTCCTCTACAGTTTTGCGCCGATGAGCTTACAGCAGCTTTTCTGGCTGATTGCAACCGGTGCAGCAGGCGCAGGAGGGCAATTTACCGTTACCGCGGCGTATTCTTATGCACCGGCAAAAAATATCGCGGTTTTCGACTACACTCAAATCCTCTTTGCCGCAGCGTTCGGTTTTTTACTATTCCATGAAGTTCCCGACCGTTACAGCATTGCCGGATATGTCATTATCTGCACGATTGCCCTTGTGCTATTTTTGAAAAAAGACTAA
- a CDS encoding methyl-accepting chemotaxis protein → MIKNNAHFQRLHFSKKQVRSIGTKLLIVTIMLLLLQYGIIAYKDWRSITQFSENQIKATADLKYSAFYNELNSYSLVGRILLDDIARDQNIVQAFASRDRAKLLELTQPIFTDIKQKYRAQQFHFHTPSAVSFLRVQNPAKFGDDLSSFRATIVAAQTQKKEIYGLEVGVNDLGFRVVRPLFDTARRMLGTVEYGGAVNTAFIDQFVLTTTPEVLKDGLKVAVIARTLDNTYQLIGSNFESKVDSDAAQITETLPDDGMIRTEKNDAFAYYPLKDFSGQRIGYAKFCFSIEHTLTRRTDFFLKTAIILIVILCLFVVTITGFTRKFIIKPVKKVIHALMSIAEGDLTVHLSVEGNDEIAELSQYFEQTIERIGSVIEAVSHNTGTMQTVGKKLAGNMAETEMAAQEIEKSVALVQNQTVDQSASVTETAATIEEVIKRLKQLDQSIERQAESVAQSSAAIEEMVANIGAVSDRLGKNNTVIKTVYDQTKNGKHRVRYANEVVGQIAEKTEALLEASQVIQNIASQTNLLAMNAAIEAAHAGETGKGFAVVADEIRKLAEESNTQGKQIGTVIKDAIQIISNLTTAGAGAEKSFVEVYESVNQISQQEEQIVTAMAEQENTSREVLAAIRNINEVTGGVRDASAEMLRGGEQVAQEMQRLNQITLSISEHMHGMVAASERIGDAVQAVNGIAQENTVSIENLAAEVRKFKI, encoded by the coding sequence ATGATCAAAAACAACGCTCATTTTCAACGACTGCATTTCAGTAAAAAACAGGTTCGGTCCATCGGTACGAAACTGCTCATTGTTACTATCATGCTGCTACTGCTTCAGTATGGGATTATTGCCTATAAGGATTGGCGGAGCATCACACAGTTTTCGGAAAATCAAATTAAAGCAACCGCAGATCTTAAATATTCTGCGTTTTATAACGAATTAAATAGTTATTCGCTTGTCGGCCGCATCCTTTTAGACGATATCGCTCGGGATCAAAATATTGTTCAAGCCTTTGCTTCACGGGACAGAGCAAAGCTGCTGGAGTTAACGCAGCCGATTTTTACCGATATAAAGCAAAAATATAGAGCGCAGCAATTCCATTTTCATACGCCGTCGGCAGTCTCTTTTCTTCGCGTTCAGAATCCTGCAAAATTCGGCGACGACCTTTCTTCTTTTAGAGCGACCATCGTAGCCGCCCAAACACAAAAAAAAGAAATTTACGGCCTTGAAGTTGGGGTAAACGATCTGGGTTTTAGAGTCGTACGGCCGCTTTTCGATACGGCAAGACGAATGCTCGGAACCGTAGAATACGGCGGTGCGGTAAATACGGCATTTATCGACCAATTCGTTCTAACGACAACACCGGAAGTATTAAAAGACGGCTTAAAAGTAGCGGTTATTGCTCGTACCTTGGATAATACCTATCAGCTCATCGGTTCCAATTTTGAAAGCAAAGTTGATTCGGATGCTGCACAAATCACGGAAACATTGCCCGATGACGGAATGATTCGCACTGAAAAAAACGATGCCTTTGCCTATTATCCGCTAAAAGACTTTTCTGGACAAAGAATCGGATATGCAAAATTCTGTTTTTCAATCGAACATACTTTAACAAGAAGAACGGATTTCTTCCTTAAAACAGCGATTATTCTCATTGTAATCCTTTGCCTTTTTGTAGTAACAATTACCGGATTTACCCGAAAATTTATTATAAAGCCGGTCAAAAAAGTTATCCATGCGCTCATGTCCATAGCGGAGGGCGATTTAACCGTTCATCTTTCGGTCGAAGGGAACGACGAGATAGCCGAACTCTCCCAATACTTTGAACAAACCATTGAAAGAATCGGATCGGTTATAGAGGCAGTTTCACATAACACCGGCACTATGCAAACGGTCGGCAAAAAACTTGCCGGAAATATGGCAGAAACTGAAATGGCGGCACAAGAAATAGAAAAAAGCGTTGCATTAGTACAAAATCAAACGGTAGACCAAAGCGCGAGCGTAACCGAAACGGCTGCAACAATTGAAGAGGTCATTAAAAGACTCAAGCAGCTGGATCAAAGTATTGAAAGACAAGCGGAAAGCGTTGCACAATCATCAGCCGCCATAGAAGAAATGGTCGCAAATATCGGCGCCGTTTCAGACCGCCTCGGAAAGAATAATACGGTTATCAAGACAGTTTATGATCAAACTAAAAACGGTAAACACCGAGTAAGGTATGCTAATGAGGTTGTCGGGCAAATTGCCGAAAAAACCGAAGCGCTTTTGGAAGCAAGCCAGGTTATCCAAAATATTGCCAGCCAAACAAACTTATTGGCTATGAATGCGGCAATCGAAGCTGCCCATGCCGGAGAAACAGGTAAAGGCTTTGCAGTTGTTGCCGACGAAATCCGCAAACTTGCCGAAGAATCAAATACACAAGGAAAACAGATCGGTACCGTTATAAAGGATGCAATACAAATAATCAGCAACTTAACCACCGCCGGAGCCGGAGCAGAAAAAAGCTTTGTTGAAGTATATGAATCGGTCAACCAAATTTCTCAACAAGAAGAACAAATTGTTACCGCAATGGCCGAACAGGAGAATACAAGCCGCGAAGTGTTGGCGGCAATTCGGAATATTAACGAAGTTACCGGCGGTGTCCGCGATGCTTCCGCCGAGATGCTGCGCGGCGGAGAGCAGGTCGCACAAGAAATGCAGCGGTTAAATCAAATAACACTGAGCATCAGCGAACATATGCACGGTATGGTTGCCGCTTCCGAACGGATTGGTGATGCCGTACAAGCAGTTAACGGTATTGCGCAAGAAAACACAGTAAGCATCGAAAATCTTGCTGCTGAGGTTAGAAAGTTTAAGATATAG
- a CDS encoding HAD family hydrolase: MIKACIFDLDGTLTDTVRTLAYFVNTETAKHGLPPAPVEQFKYFAGNGARTLIHRVLAYHGVTDASLEDTILQDYNAAYDADFLHLCSLYDGVADMIQELHSRGIQLAVLSNKPQPTTQKIIKAFFDEGTFSVVFGQREGVPLKPNPTGVFEILGLLHRQKQECLYIGDTAVDINTGKNAGLTTVGVLWGFRDRAELEGAGAANIIAKPLELLPLVTAIR, from the coding sequence ATGATTAAAGCATGTATTTTTGATTTGGATGGAACATTGACCGATACCGTCCGGACACTCGCTTATTTTGTCAATACCGAAACGGCAAAGCACGGATTACCTCCCGCGCCGGTGGAACAGTTTAAGTATTTTGCGGGAAACGGGGCTCGGACGCTTATTCATAGAGTTTTGGCATATCACGGCGTTACGGATGCATCATTGGAAGATACGATTTTACAGGATTACAATGCGGCCTATGATGCCGATTTTTTACACCTCTGCTCTTTGTACGACGGCGTCGCCGATATGATACAAGAGCTGCATAGCAGGGGGATTCAACTCGCGGTTCTTTCGAACAAACCGCAGCCGACTACGCAAAAGATCATCAAAGCTTTTTTTGATGAGGGTACATTTTCTGTTGTTTTTGGGCAGCGGGAAGGGGTTCCGCTCAAACCGAATCCTACCGGCGTATTTGAGATTTTAGGTCTTTTACACCGCCAAAAACAGGAATGCCTCTACATCGGGGACACTGCCGTGGATATAAACACTGGAAAAAACGCAGGCTTGACAACCGTCGGTGTCCTGTGGGGCTTCCGCGACCGTGCCGAACTGGAAGGCGCCGGTGCAGCGAATATAATCGCAAAGCCGCTGGAGCTGCTGCCGCTTGTAACGGCAATCCGGTAA